The Sphingobacterium lactis sequence ACGCGTTCAAGTTGTTCTTGACGTTCCTTTTGTTCAGCACGATATTGATGGCACCGCCCAACAGGTCTCCGGAAAGATGTGCCGGGAGGACACCTTTGTAAACTTCGATCCGTTCGATCATGGCCGGCGGGATGTTATTGAGGTTAAAGGAGGCACCATACGTGGAAATCTCGATACCATCCACGAAAATGCCGACCGAACGACCGGTCATTCCGTTCAGGTTGTACTGCACTTCAGCACCGACACCGCCACTCTGCCGCACACGGACACCTACTGTCCGGTCTAATAACTCATTGGTCTGCACATTACGTGTTGCCGCCTCTTGGGTTTCAATGACGTTGACCGCAAAACCACTTGTTTCAATCTTCCGCTTTTCCGTTTTCCCTTCCACTCGAACTTCTTCCAATCCAATATCTCCGCGAAGCTCCAATGCTATCGGCAAAACGTGCATCCGGCTCTCCACCAGCACTGGCAGACGTTTCGGTTGTATTTCAACAGAAGTGACCACAATGTGCTGCTGCCCATACGGCACTTCCTTTAATTCATAACCACCATCTTCATTGGTCACTGACACAATCTTAGTCCCTTCCAAACGGACCGTTGCTTTGGCAATGGCCTTACCTCCTGTAGATTGCACCTTCCCCCGGATTGTAGCCGTTTGCCCAAAAACTAACGTACAGGTTAATAAAAATAATAGGATGAGGTAAAAATGTTTCATTATTCCAGATTAATACACTACTTTTGAAGTTCTTTAGAACAAGTCTAAATAAATACTGCTGCAAAACTAGAATTATTCTAAATAGCAAAATGACGCAATCAGAAAAAAAGATTTCACAATCGGAAATATTACCACCTTCTTCCCTAGAACCTGCTAGAAATATGCAGGAATTGGGTACTCAGCTGTATTTTACGGTGCTGAAAGGTAGGCAACGGTTCCGCTTTACCTCGCCGATTGATGGTTATCTGAATTTCTTGCTGGATGAAGATTCCAACCATTGCAGTGTGGTCATCGCTAACCAGGATTACCTCGTGCAAGCCGGCGAAAACATCCTATTTCATCTGAAGAAAGGCGATCAAATGGAGCTGAAGAGTATCAATTCAGACAACAACATGTTACTGATGCTCATTCCAAGCGATAAATTCCCAGCATACCACGATAAATACCAAGCAGATGAAACACGATTCCGCAACGGGATGCTCACCAAGGCGGATAAACGGATTGGGTTGGCACTCCAACAGATCTTTCACCTGTACCTTGCCGATTCCTACCTCAATCAACTGAAGATTCAATCCCTTATGTTGGATATTATCATCCACCAGGTGGAAACCCTTTACGTGGAGAATGAAAATAAGGAGATCTTGGTCAACAAGACCCACTTTGATAAAATCCAGCTGGCTAAAAAAATGATCGAAGAGGATCTCAGCCGCAACCACACCATATCCGAATTGGCAAAAGCCGTGGGTACCAATGAGCAGTACCTCAAGAAGCATTTTAAGCAGTATTATGGGAAAACAGTCATGAATTTCATTACGGAGATGAAAATGGAGCATGCCAAGCGCTTGATCATGATGGGGAAATACAGGATTTCCGATGTCGCTCGAATGACGGGATATAAGCACTCAACTCATTTTACGACCGCCTTCAAGAAATATTTCGGGATTATCCCCAATTCCCTACGCTATTCTTTCTTGGTTGCGCATGAAGGTATTTTGGCGATTCCAGATTTGATTTCTTCGTTTACCGTATAACTGAATACAGCAGGCACAATAAACATAAAGAGGCCCACGCTACTACACGTGGGCCTCTCCTATTCTTTACGGCTGTACGCTTAGTTAAACTTCCAGCGAACAAAAGCTTCGATTGCTTCGTAATTTGCCAATCCCAATTGGTGGTAAAGGCCAGCAGTCTCACTCGTACGGTCTTCCGCGCGCACCCAGAATTCTCTTGGATCATCTCCTGGGAAAACAGGTAGATCCTTCTGTGATTGGTGCTTGAAGATCGCCAGACGCTTGCGTTTCACTTCCTGTGGAGAAAGCGGAACGGCCATTTCGATATCATGGATTGGGTATTCATGCCATGCGCCACGGTATAACCACAACCAACAGTCTTTCGTCCATTCGTCGGTTTCACGAAGGCGCATCAAAGCTTCAAGGATAATATCGAAACATACCTTATGCGTTCCGTGCGGATCAGCGAAATCTCCTGCGGCAAATACCTGCTCAGGTTTAACCTCGCGCAACAGGGCCATGGTCTGTTGAATATCATCTTCAAAATCCACTTCTTTGGAGAATTTTCCACGATCGTAGAACGGAAGGTCCATAAAATGGATATTTTCGTCCGGAAGGCCCACAAAACGAGCACCGGCAATGGCTTCACCCTTACGGATCAGGCCTTTGATGGTACGGATAATTTCCGGATCAACCTGATTGGGTTGTTTTACCTTGAAGAATGCACGTGCTTCATCGTAAATATTACGTGTAATGCCGTTATCATCCTCAATGGCAACCGCGAAATCCTGAACAAATTCCAGATAACGAAGGACATCATCGTCCCATACGGCTGTATTTCCGGATGTTTGGTACGCCACGTGCACATTGTGCCCTTGATCCGCCAAGCGGATAAAGGTACCACCCATGGAAATGACATCATCGTCTGGGTGCGGTGAAAACAGAATGACGTTCTTATGTGCTGGTTCAGCACGCTCTGGACGGTTTGAATCGTCCACACCTGGCTTACCACCTGGCCAACCGGTAATCGTACGCTGCAATTCGTTGAAAATGCGGATGTTGATGCTGTATGCAGGACCCTGCTCGGTAATCAACTGCGCCATACCGTTGTTGTTGTAGTCGTCATCCGTAAGCTTCAGGATGGCTTTATCCAAGTGAAGGGATAACCATACCACGGCTTTCTTTACCAATTTGTCTTCCCAAACCACATCGTGCGCCAACCAAGGCAGGTTGAAGCGTGTCAGTGCGGATGCAGCATCCTTATCCAGGACAAACTCCACATTGTCTGACATCTGCAGATAGGTTGCTGGAATATCGGAAGAGATTTCGCCTTCGACAGCTTTCTTCACGATTTCTGCTTTCTTCTCGTTCCAGGCCATCAATACAATTTCCTTGGCTTTGAAAATTGTACCTACTCCCATGGTAATCGCTTTTGTCGGTACGTTTTCCTTTCCCCCGAAATCGCGTGAAGCGTCTCTACGGGTAAGGTCATCTAAGGTTACCAAGCGAGTACCGGAGTTTGGCGCAGATCCCGGTTCGTTAAAACCGATGTGACCTGTACGTCCAATACCTAAAATCTGAATATCCAATCCCCCAAGGTTGGAGATCTTCTGTTCGTATGCAATACAGAAAGCCTGCACATCTTCAGGTGCTAACGTACCATCAGGAATGTTGATATTCTCCTGTGGAATGTTGACATGGCCGAACAGATGCTTTTCCATAAACGCAACATAACTCTGCTCTGCAGTGGGTTGCATTGGGTAGTACTCATCCAAGTTGAAGGTTACAACGTTCTCAAAACTCAAGCCCTCTTCCTTATGAAGACGGACCAATTCTTTGTAAACCTTAATGGGTGTAGCACCGGTTGCAAGGCCTAGGACTGCCTTTTCCCCTTTCGCCTGCTTATCCTGGATGATACCGGCGATGCGTTGAGCAACTTTAACAGATGCCTCATCTTGTGAGGGGTAAACCGTAACGGGAACTTTCTCAAAACGGGTTTCCTCTAATAAATTTAATCTTGCCATTTAAAATGAAAAATACCTTAGTGAGCCTCAAATTTAACAATTTATTAGGCTGAGCGCATAAAAAATGCAACTTCTTTTTATGAATGTAGCTTTCACTGATGAAAATCATAACCATGTAAACTTTTTTATTCAATAATTAGCTAATTTATACGTTATACCTAAATGAACAGGTGCGCACGTTATCATCGCACTTATTTTACAAATAAAATCTACTAGACCAGTAGTTTATTTTTACATTTGTACAAACGACAGCATGAACATGAAGAAATTACTCCTATTGATAATCTGCCTACCTACCTTTCTTTTCGCACAGACGAAAGAAGAATTGATCAATCAGGTAAAGGCAAACCCGGCTGACAAGAACAGCATCCGCATCATACAAAAGGTTGGCGGTTACTTCCCGGATTACAATGAACTGAACACCTTGTTTAAGGGGTTGGATAAGAAAGTCCGAAAATCCACCGAAGGCAAGATTTTCGAACGTTATCTGGATGCACTCAAGAATACAATGGTCGGCAAAAAGGCGCCGAGCATAACGCAGTTTGATCTGAATGGGGATCCTTATTCCCTTTCCGACCTGAAGGGCAAGTATGTCCTGATTGATTTTTGGGCATCCTGGTGTCCGCCATGTCGGGAGGAAAATCCCAAACTGGTGAAAACATATGCTGAATTCAAGGACAAGAATTTTGAGATATTGGGTGTATCCTTCGATAAGGAATTCACCGCTTGGGAAAAAGCCATTAAGGACGATAACCTGACATGGAAACATGTTTCCGACCTGCAGGGTTGGAACAACTCCGCCGGGCAATCCTACGGTGTCAAGGCGATACCGCAGAATCTGCTGGTGGATCCAGAGGGCAAGGTGATCGCCAGGAACCTCCATGGGGAAGAGCTGAATGCGAAACTCCGCGAACTCCTGAAGTAAAATAAATTTGGCGAACGGAACTTCGGCCCGTAACCCAACAAAAAAAGACCGCTTATGCCCAGGTGCACAAGCGGTCTTTTTATATATTCAGTAATGAATTAATCCAATTTATAAGCCACCACGCTATTGTTCAAGAACGTTGGGACATACAAGATCTTCTCTTTCTGGTTGTATCCTAAATCAGCTGTTTTCATCTTATCGCGTACATCCAGCAATTGTGTGACCGTACCGTCCGCTTTGATATGATAGATCAGCCCGCCCCAACAGGTCACTAAAAAGCTCCCATCACCAACAGGCTCCAAGCCGTCTCCGCCCAAGGCCAATCCTTTGGCAATTACCGTTTTGTTCTTATTGTTATCTATCTTCCACAATTCGGGACCCGCCATGGCATATAACGAACCGTTCACCACGCGCAAGCCATTCACATCTTTCACATCCTTCATGAATAAGCTCGATTTCCCATTATGGATCAGATGGATCTCCCCTTTGCGGGTATCGGATACATAGACCTTACCGTTATCATCCACCGTGACATCATTCAAGAAAACAGACTCCGGAACCTTAACCTGATTGATCACATTTCCGGTCACTACATCAATCACCACTACCTCATCGATATCTGCTACATACAGCAGGTCTTTGTAGAGCGCCATCCCTTTCGGGGCATTCAATCCCTGAACCCAGGTCGCATCTTTCATGGTGCCATCCATGTTCAGTATAGCGACGCCACCCTTGCCATCCTTGGCACTGCCGTCACCATCGATCAAAGAAACATATAATGCCGATTGTCCGGGCACATAAAGTACCGATTCTGGCGTTGGAAGTTGCTCCGTGGATTCCCACAGCTGCGTTAATTTACTTTGGCTGAAACCGACTAGGGAGGTACAGGCTAATACAAGAGTTAAAATGCTCGTTTTCATAGTTAACTTATTATTTCACAAACTGTTAATTAATAAATATAACATTTTTTGAGCCATATTGTTAGAAATTAGTGTATAATTCCTTAATTTTCCGCTTCTTTCAATTCTAAACTTAATACTAAGACGAAACGAAATATGAAGCCATTCCTGGATGATAACTTCCTCCTGCAGAGCAGCATTGCGGAAGAGCTGTACCACAACTACGCAAAAGACCTGCCCATTATCGACTACCACAATCACCTGCCTCCGCAAGAGGTTGCCGAGAACAAAAAGTTCAAGAACATCACGGAGATCTGGTTACAGGGTGATCATTACAAATGGCGGGCCATGCGTGCGAACGGCATTCCTGAGGAATACATTACAGGCCAAGCTTCGGATCGGGATAAATTCCGCCAATGGTCGGAAACTGTTCCCTATACCCTTCGAAACCCCTTATACCACTGGACTCACCTGGAACTGCAACGCTATTTCGGCGTCCATGACCTGCTGGGACCGGATACGGCCGATAACATATTCGACCGCGCAACATCCATGCTGCAGGATGAGCAGATGCGTGTCCATGGCTTGCTCGAACAGATGAAGGTCGAAGTGATCTGTACGACGGACGATCCCATCGATTCCCTGGAATACCATCAGGCCTACAACGAGAAGCCGGGAAACTTTGCCATGTATCCCGCTTTCCGGCCGGACAAGGCGATGAGTCCGGAAATCCCCGAAGTCTTCAACACCTATGTGGAAAAATTAGCCGCGGCTTCCAACAGCGATATCAATACCTTCCAGCATTACCTGGATGCGCTGAAATCACGGCATGACTTTTTTGCAGCTCAAGGTTGCTGCGTGTCGGATCATGGCTTGAGCCACCTCTATGCCGATGATTATACAGCAACGGAAATCGCTGCGATCTTCGATCAGGTCCGCTCTGGAAAAACGTTAAATACAGATCAACTCAATAAATTCAAATCGGCGATGCTCGTTCAGTTCGCAGAATGGGATCACGAAAAGAATTGGGTTCAGCAATTCCATGTCGGCGCCTTCCGAAACACCAATACCGGTGCACTACAGAAATTGGGTCCCGATACGGGGTTCGATAGCATTGGCGATTATCGACAGGGCGATGGCTTAGTGAAGTTCTTGGGAAAAATGGCGGAAAAGGACCAACTCGGCAAGACCATCCTCTACAATTTGAATGCTGCGGATAACGATCTTTTTGCGGCCATGGCCGGTAACTTTAATGATGGGAGTATTGCCGGGAAGATGCAGTACGGGTCGGCATGGTGGTTCCATGATCAAAAGGATGGCATGACCAAGCAGATCAACAGCCTATCCAATATCGGATTGATCAGCAGGTTTGTCGGCATGTTGACCGATTCGAGGAGTTTTCTATCCTTCCCGCGACATGAATATTTCCGCAGATTGCTCTGCAACATCTTTGCCGAAGATGTTGTCAACGGAGAATTGCCTAACGACACCAAATGGATCGGGAAAATAATCCAGGACATCTGTTATTATAACGCCAAGGCCTACTTCCCCTTTCCCAAAAAGTAAGGTTATGTACTGGCGATATTGAGCCATTTCGGAACAGGTGGTGCCTCAAAGGATTCCATCTGTTCCAATAGATCTTCGATATTATCGGAATGGAGAATCATCTTTTGGTTTTCTGCTTTTAACAGGCCTGTATCGACCATGTGCTGTATAAAGTTGATCAGGTGATCATAGAAGCCATCTACATTCAAGATGCCGATAGGCTTTTTATGCAGACCTAGCTGTCCCCAGGTGGTCATCTCGAACAATTCTTCCATGGTACCAAATCCGCCGGGCAATGCGATTACGCCATCACAGAGGTTATTCATCTTTGTCTTGCGCTCATGCATGGTATCCACCTCGATCAACTCCGTGATTCCGGTGTGCCCGATTTCCTTGCTGTTCAGGAATTTGGGGATGACCCCAACGACCGAACCGCCATGCGCCATAACCGAATCGGCCACCGCACCCATCAGCCCGACACGCCCACCACCAAATACCAACCGAATGCCACGCTCCACGAAAACCTGACCCACAACTTTCGCCGCTTCTACGAAGCTCGGACCGTGCCCCGGACTCGAAGCACAGAAAACAACAATGTTCTTTAATTTCATACCGAAAGGTAACGATAAGAAATTAATTTACCAGCCCCATCATAAAAATTCCCAACCCCAAACAAAATCTTTCCCCCACAATCATAACCCCCTCGAGCTCACCCACCCAACAACACCCTTCATAGGTCTTAAAGCTTCACTCTAAACAACCTCATGATATCACAAATCTCAAATCTCACTTCTCATATCTAATCTTAATACTTAATTCTAACTACTAAATACTTTAAAAACCCATGATATCGCAAATCTCAAATCTTACATCTCATATCTAATCTTAATACTTAATTCTAACTACTAAATACTAAACAAAAGCCCCCATAATCACTACGGAGGCTTTAACTTAACTAAACATTGAAACAAATATTGTTATTGCGATACGCGATCTTTCTCTTCATTTCTGGAGTCACTCTTCCGGATCTGCTGTTTCAGGTTTCCGAATTTGTAGGTATAGGTCAAGCGTACAGTCTGTCTGTCGTTGTACTGACGGATCTTGGACTGGAACTCATTGAAGTTAGTCGTCAGGTTATTCCGATTGCTTCTGAATACATCGGTCACGGCCAGCTTCAAGGAGCTCTTCTGGTCTTTGAAATTGTAGTTGGCGCCGATATCTACCCCGATCCGTGCATGGATCTTGAACAGGTTATACACAAATGGTGTATTTCCATTGATGGTGGCTTCTGCCGACCACTGCTGGCCCAACCTGAAATTGTGGTAACTGTTCCCTTGGATAAAGAAGGATCCCTTGTCGATCTCATATCCAGCAATTGGCCCTTTAAAGTGCATATAGAGCGCCGTAATGTTGTTGTTCATCGTCCAGAACTTACCCACGCGGTAAGGGATATTCATGTTCAGGTAAGATGTTACGGATTTTCCAAGGTTTTCCTTCGTCACCCAAGTACGGATAGAATCCTGACCCATACTTTCCACGATGGCATCGTTCGTAATGTCGGTACCCAGGGTAAAGTTGAACATCTTCATCAGGGTATAGTTCAGGGAGAACCCATGGGTGTACTGGGGATTCACGTATGGATTACCCAACTGATACGTCAATTTATCGATATAATACCGGAAAGGATTCAGCGAACGGTAATTCGGACGGCTTACCTTCTTGGCATAACTTAACGATAGGATATGGTTCTCATTGATGTTGTAACCAATATTTGCCGAAGGGAAAAAGTCCAGATAATCGCGTTTTACGGTTGAGTTGTTCGTGACCAAGTTTCCATCAGAGATGGTGTATTCGGCACGGACACCTACTTTTGCAGACCATTTTTTTCCCAATGGGCGGCTATAGTCCACATATCCTGCCGAAATCTGCTCGGTATAGATAAAATGGTTGGTCCGGTCCTCGACATTCTCCCAAGTGGAACCCACCAGCCGCTCGAACATCATGTTGTTGTCTGATTTGACATTACTGTATTTCAATCCCGCTTCAAGACTTCCCTTCTTCAACGGTTTGATATAATCCAACTTCCCTACATAAATATCGATATCTGTAGGCATGTTGCTATGCTCTCGTTCCTCAGGGTAGAACAGTGCCCCGGTATTCGGATGTTCCGTGCGGTACACGTAATCCATGTCCGAACGGTTCTTAAACAAACTGTAGTCCAGATCCAGGGTTAATTTTGATCCCAAGGTATCGATCTTATACTCGTTGTTCAGGTTGAACGATATGCGGCCAAAGCTCATATCCACAATGCTCGGCGAACGTAGCACCGTATCAATCGTCGTCGGTGTGAATCCGATATTGGTGATACTGTTGTTATTTGCATCCTCCAGGTAATTATTTCCGGACACCTGGAACATCAGGGTATTGCTGTTGGAGGTCTTCTGCTCCACGCCTACACGGAAGGTGTGGGATTGGTTCTTCTCGATCATGTCAGCTTCCTGATTGAAATAAGTGGTCCGCTCCTTCCCCGCGATATCACGGATGATGTCAAGTTCATTGATTTCCTTGTTGTTCGTATAGGCATAGGACCCAAAAAGGGTGGTATTTTTCTTTTTATAGTTCAATGCAAGGGAGCTGTTCCCGCGGAAGTACTTTCCATGACCGGCACTGGCCACAAAGCTCCCGTTGAAACCCTCGGTATTGTTCTTCTTCAATACGATATTGATGGTACCAATGGCTCCTTCGGCATCATCCTTTGCCTGTCTGGTCGTTGTGACTTCCACACTCTTAATCTGTGCGGCATCGGTAGACTTCAGAAAGGTCGCCAGTTGCTCTCCGGACATGTAGGTCAGGCGTCCATCGATCGTCACGTTTACGCCCTGTTGTCCCATTAGCTGCAGGTTATCGTCCTTATCGACGCTCACGCCCGGTGCACGTTTCACCACCTCCAGCGCATTGTTGCCGGCGGCCAGTGTCGAGTTCTCCACGTTCAACACCAGCTTCCCATTCACATTCTTTACCGTTGGCATTTGGCCCTGCACGGTCACGGTTTCAATCGTTTGGCTGGCCGGTAAAAGTTTGATGTCTTCCACGGTGACCAACTTGTCGTCCAGGTCAAAGGCAGCAGAACGGGCCTTGCCGTAGCCCACGGACGTCACCTCAATATAATAATTTCCTTTCGGCGCTTTTAGGATGGTATAAGCGCCATTCTCGTCCGTTACGGCACTTTTGATCAGCACATTGCCCGTGCTGGACATCAGGTAAACCGATGCGGAAGCTACCGGTTGATTTTCCGGGTTGACGACTTTTCCTTTTATATCTGCATCCTGTGCACGTGCTGCCGCGTAGGAGTGATTTAGTAGTGATGCTACATACAGGATTAGGATTGCGATAATACGTCCCATTTCTTTTCTTGGTTAGATTGTTTAATTGTTAATATTTGGTTTGGATTTTGTCTTATGCTCTGCTGTCCGCGGCGGATGACTCACCATCCCCCGCTGCAGCTTCGCTATTTTCTTTTTTCTTTTCTTTTTCTAGTTCCTTCGCCTCTTTTTCTAAGTCCTCAGCACGTTCCTTCGCTTCTTTCGCACGCTTTTCAGCATCTTCCTTCGCATCTTCCAATGCTTTTTCTTTTTCCTCTTTCAACTTCGCCACACATTTCAGCCCATCTTTTGTCATGGTGAATTCCGCATATTTCGCTTCATCATTCACCCGGCAATCGTACGCCCAGATATCACGGACTTTATAATCCAGATCCCGGTTCAGCATCACCGTTGTCCCAACCGGCAGATAAACGACCATCTGCACCCTTTGGTCTCGGATCAACTGCTTTTCCTGCAGGGCAAAATGACTGTCGAACAAGATATTCTCACCATTCTGCACAACTTGGTACTTTATCTTAGATGCACGAGCGGACGCATCTCCATAAGAATTTCCTTTCGCTTGGTAATTATATTGCAAATAAGGTGCTTTTAGGGAGTCCAAGGGTTCGAAACGGATACCGATGTCATCACGCAGGTGGTTGCCAATCAAGCCATATTTCCCAAGGTTCAGATTTTTCTTGCTGAACTCCTCATCCGAGGTCTTGATGACGCGAACATCATTCATCGACAGGATGTAGGTATCCTTTTTCTCCAGCGGTTTCTCCACGGAAATTGTACTCTCCTCGATAAAATCCTGATTCGTGACGATCACAAAATAGAGGATCATCACAATGGACCCTACCCAGGCAGCCCACAGGGACATACTTGCATAGTTGTTCATCGGGTTTGATTTGAACACTACACGCAGCATAATGAAGAACAGGGCCAGGAATGGAATGCCCACCGCCAATGTTCCGGCCAACAAGGCAAAAAAGCCAGATGTGGAATCCATGATTTCCAATGGCGGGAAGAAGATTGGGTTCTGATAGCCCATCAGGTTCAGCGCATTGAAAACAAAGAATATAAAGATCCCCACAACGTTCAATCCGGCAAAGATCAACAACAGCACGGCGAGAACCTTTCCAATGACCGAGAAAATGCGGCCCAATGAGTCGCCAACCGAGCGAGCGCCTCGATTAAAATGCTCGCCGGCCCCCGAAAAATTTTCGCGCACCCCCTTCATTTCCTCATCGAAGGATTTTTTGAAATTCTGCAGATTGGGTTGTTCGCCACGCATCGCTAATCTATCCGCGCGGGTGATCGCCTTCGGCATCACCGCCATCAATACAAAGTACAACAGCACACCTGATCCACCGAATAGGAAGAAAAGGACAAAGATAATCCGCACCCATTTCGCTTCGATGTTGAAGTAATGGCCCAAGCCACTACATACCCCACCGATAATCTTATCGTCCGGATCGCGCATCAATTTCTTGGACGTCAGGTATTCCGTAAAGGAAGGTTCCGAATCCACTTTTTGCTCCTCCGCTTGGGCTTCACCACCAAGTGCAGGTTCCTCAGGTTGAGGTTCCGAGCTGAAGGCAGCCTGTGCCGAAGCAGGTTCTTCCACACGCGGTTCTTCACTGAACTCCGATTCAAAGTCGCTCACACGACCCATCTGTGCAATCACCTGATCTACATCCTCCCGATTGATCACCTCCTTACGGCCAGTTTGGATACGCTCCGAAAACATCTCCGCAATACGGTTCTCGATATCCTCTAGGATCTCCCGGCTATCCTCCGATTTACCAAAGTGTCGCTTGATTTCGATCATATACGATCGAAGGGTTTCATAGGCATCCTCCTCAATGTGGAAAACGATGCTATTTATATTGATAATTATGGTCTTGTTCATGATTCTATGTTAGTTAAATGGTTGACGTTGATTATAATTCTCGATTCTGCAAGGATGTCTCCACTGCGAAAAGCAATTCTTTCCAGGTCACATCCAACTTCTTCAGCACCTCCATCCCTTCGGCGGTGATCTGATAATATTTACGCGGTGGCCCTGATGTCGACTCTTTCCAGCTATAACTCAACAGACCGTTATTCTTCAATCTGGTAAGCAATGGATATAAAGTACCCTCAACCACCAACAGCTCAGCTTTCTTCAATTCGCTGATTATGTCTGAGGCATATATTTCTCCCCGAGAAATAATGGATAGAATACAGTATTCCAGTATTCCCTTCCTCATTTGGGTTTGTGTATTTTCAGCTATCATAACAATACAAAGATATATCCTTTGGACAGTACTTTGCAATACATAGTACTATATTTTTTGACAATATTTTTCCAACACACTGATTTTCAGTGCAATAATTTTTCAATGTCATTTTAGGATCGCTAGATTTACGCAAAAAAAAGAGCTATATACTTTTTATTCTGACAATTAAATCCGACTTTTATCCATAATGAATTGGATTATAAATTACGCCTGGGCCATACTTTGGGCAATCATCATGATGGTCCTTCTGTTACTTCCTCCGAACAACCTCCCTTCCGTTGGGTATTTCCCAGGATTCGATAAACTGGTGCATACCGGATGTTTTTACCTCCTGACTACCTTGATCATCTTCGGTCGCGTTGTGGATACGAAAAGGAGAGCGACAAAATTGAAGACATTTATTATTGTCTTCTGTGTGGCATCCGTGTTTGCATTCATGACAGAAGCCGCCCAGATGTATTTCACAAAAACCAGACAGGCCGATTGGCATGATATTTTTGCAGATTACGTAGGTATCGGTATGGCCCTGTTCAGTTATCTATTGCTTTACAACAGAAAATTTCAGTACTAACGGCGTTAGGCTTTGGCAATGGTCAGGATGGAGACCCTGCATTGCGGAAAAGCTTCCTTAACACATTCCACTGCGGCGCATAAGGTTGCCCCGGTCGTGAAGACATCGTCCACGATCAGGATATGCTGATCGGAGATAGCATCCAAGTGGCGGCATTCGAAGATATTCTCCACATTCTGTGCCCTTTCCACCCGGGATAGACGCGTCTGACTCTTGTGATGTATCCGCCTGTATAGCAAATTCAAATCAATCGGTTTTTCCATGCTCCGACTCAACCCTTTGCAGATGTATTCACATTGGTTGTAGCCCCGCTTTGCCCGCCGGTCCGGATGCAGGGGAATGGGCACCAAAACATGGACCGCCTCAAAAACACATGCTTTCTGTAAAATATGTCCGTACATCTCCCCCAGTCGTTCCCCAACCTGAGGATGATTCTTATATT is a genomic window containing:
- a CDS encoding ComF family protein, with the translated sequence MFLSRLWRALLHLIYPELCMGCGIVLFDQENLICSECLYHLPYTDFHLDPNNPVMQQVKGRADVEFGTAMLFLFPKTIVQNLIYNLKYKNHPQVGERLGEMYGHILQKACVFEAVHVLVPIPLHPDRRAKRGYNQCEYICKGLSRSMEKPIDLNLLYRRIHHKSQTRLSRVERAQNVENIFECRHLDAISDQHILIVDDVFTTGATLCAAVECVKEAFPQCRVSILTIAKA